The Anoplolepis gracilipes chromosome 7, ASM4749672v1, whole genome shotgun sequence genome segment ACATCTTTGCGTATGTGTATGCGTACAACGTTGAAACGTGGGAATGTAGAGTACGTCGCATTAACCAGATGATCATCGCGATGCGTTAACACGTTGGTAATACGAGCGCGCAACACAACGGAAGGTCCAATCAAACATACGATGCATAGTAaagcgacggcgacggcgacggcgaggGCGACCGACCAAGCGACTCGATTTCTCGTATTCTTTAcccgcgcgcacacacacacacacacacacacacacacacacacacacacacacacacacacacacacacacacacatttgtcaaaaatttctCGTCtactacaataatatataattggcaatttttgacattcttttctctctctctctctctctctctctctctctctctctttttctctgtgctttgagagaataaaatacataaatcatCTTCTCAAAGAGGTGACGCATAGCAAATATCTATAGTTGGTCCGATGACGCGCACGCGAGTAGCGCCGCTTATGTGTGTGTTGCAAGTTTGATTTTAGATAGATAGTAAAATTAACTACATGTACAAATTACGTCGTCAAAAGAGACTCCTTTTCTTCTACTCTCATGTATCACGAGTTAAGATAGATGTACCAAGTGTTTGCTTGATCTTAAAATTCAATCGCCGATGTAATTAACATTCAAGCTTTTATCGATATGCTTCCAGACGAGCCTCGTTCAAGGTGCAAATCGTGGGATGACGTAGGACCCGGCAAAATGGAAACTGTCAGTGGAAACGCGCGTCATCTCTCTTTAGAGACCAACAGGTCCAACACGTCCACCCAGTCCACGAGAAGCGAGGATTCCTGGTGCTCGGCATCCGATCACGATATCTCCTCCGATGATGAAAGCGAAAAGAGTAATATTAGTATCAAGTAAGTTCTCAGCCTCGTTAACATAACTCGATAAAAAGTTTCGTCCGCgatgaaaatttttgtcaCTTGTTCCTTCCTTGCAGAAGTAATTGCCAATTGAGAAATACGTTGCATAAGGCACGTACGCTTTGCGACAAGTGGCGATTTCAGAATCTACCGGCCAACAGTGCGGACCTTCTGGAATCTCCGGGAAATCACGGACGCCTCTCAAGATGGTTCAGCATTCGCAGAGGGTCGACGCATCATTACGATGTAGATTCTTCGGACACCGTGTCTCTAACCAGCCCGGTCAAAACATCGCAAATGCCGCTGCTTTGCGAAGTGAGCATTCCGCGTCTCTGCACaattttcatttcaattaCCGGTCGCATCGTACATGTTCGATTATTTATTCTCGTTATAGGTCGACGAAGACACTAGTGCGATGATACAATTTCAGTGTATGCAACAACGAAGACAAGCTCCACCTACGCTTCCGCCGCCACCTGCAAACTTGTCTCCCCAACAATTGAAACGTCGACATATCGTGGCCGCGATAGTACATTCCGAAAACAGTTATGTATCTACTTTGCAGAGATTAGTAAATGTACGTATATAACGAAAACAATCTCACATTGTATCAATGTAAAGGAGGGAACAagcatttttgtttttacatagattattattattttaatttttaggaCTATAAGAAACCATTGGAGGAATCTTCACCACCTATACTGAGTCAATCTAAGATAGCGACGTTGTTTCATAGATTGCCTGAAATTTTGCAATGTCATACGTTATTTAGAATCGCCCTGGCGGAATGCGTACGATCCTGGGACAAGGATGAAAAGCTGGGAGATGTATTCGTCGCGAGTTTTAGCAAAGCCATTGTTCTTGACATTTACAGCGgctttataaacaatttttctgtAGCGATGGATTTAGCTAAACAAGAATCAAAGAGGAAGACGGCACTTGCTGACTTTTTCAAGGTATTGTCTTGATTTAGATTATAACAAAatctctcaaatttttattttgcaattggtatacacacacgcgcgcgcacacacacacggaaACTCGTTACGGAAAGGCCACTTTTAGCGAATGGATCTCTCATTTTTCGGCTATTTCTATAgattaaaatgtgtaatagtatatatatctcttctttctctcttgtaaGATTTAGTCAAAACATGGCGAATATGGGTCGTGATCAGTCTCGTGATTACAGTGTCtctattatacgtatatatatatatatatatatatatatatatatatatatatatatatatatattttttgtttccaTCTTTCCAGGTGAAACAGATTAGTGCCCACGATAGATTATCCTTCTTCGGTTTAATGGTCAAACCTGTACAAAGGTTCCCacaatttatcttatttttgcaAGTAAGTTGTTAATTCGAAAATTGGCTTTCTCTAAGCATCGTCAAAGTAACAATCTCATGTCTTATGTCTaggatttattaaaacatacacCACAAGGACACCATGACAGAATGTCTCTGCAGTTGGCGTTAACGCAACTCGAGAGTTTGGCCGAAATGCTAAACGAGAGAAAACGAGAAGCAGAGCAATTCCAAGCATTTAAAGAAATGTTGCGACATGTTTCTGGAAAGTTATCGCATCGTCCGCTTTCTTCAACCTCGCGCTATCTTATTAGAGAAGATAATGTCACGCAATTGGTAAAACTATGTCATCAAACACAtgtgcatttaaaatataacgcaatatattacatgtataaatagatagataatttttatatgcacatatatctGCATGCATGTATCACAATAGTAACGAGTAGTAGTAATGTGAATCGgggaaataaacataatttatttattaggaaTTCAATCAAAACGGCATGATTACGAAATCCAAGAGAAGAAGGTTATTGCTACTAAACGATTTAGTAGTGTGCGTTTCCGTTACTCCGAGATCGACCGAAGATTTTTCAGGAAACGAACGATTAACACTAAAATGGACGTATCCGGTATCGGATATTGAGGTACGTAATGGATTTTacgttacatatatatcaaagtgattacatcatatatatatatatatgatatattgcattattgcagttttgataaatacaagaagtcaatttgtaataagaataaaaacatttctcttaaagatataaaattaataatagcatTACTAATGATTTTGTTTTAGATTCAAGATACTAGCACTTCTCCGACTTTGAGTCGATTACTCACTGCTGGTTTGAATAAAGGCGGCAGTTTAAAATCTGACAAAAGTGGTGGAGAATGTGGACAAGCGACTGACGCGGATAGTCTCTGTGTAGAAATGAACGATCTTATGCACGATTATGAAATTATGTCTAGAATAAGTGATTTAGTGGTCCAATTGAAAGGTAGATACGAGGTAGGaacaaaattatgaattagCAGCTTTATATATTCTACTTGACATTTCCTCTTTCCcactcccccctccccccccccccccccccgccaaACACATAAAAACTCGTAATAGAAAGATGGTTGTAGTCGATTTATAAACTAATTGGATCGTACTTCTTGTTTGAATTCAAAGGGAATGACACTCCAGACTACCAAGCAAATTTTGCAATCGATACAAATGTCGATACAGCAGAAAGACGAGGATATGGTATGGGCCGATAGCTGTTGTCTCCAACTAGTCACAAAGCAAGGTCAAATGTACACGTTTCAAACGGAAAATCCGCTGGTGAAGAAAGATTGGATAACCGAACTCAGATTGGCGCAACTAGCTTTGGATCCCAACAATTCTCCATCGTGGGAAGTACCTGAACAAGAGCAAAGACCGTCCACGAAAATGCCACTTTTTGTTAGTTCACAAGCCGTATATCGCTCGCAACATCAGACCGAAGTAAGTTGATACAAAAATGTCTTGTGTCTGTCTCTAACatgtatttctatatatatatatatatatatatatatatatatatatatatatacatacatatacatacattattagtatatttattatatattacacactCGCAATGCCGCAATCTTTTGATCGTAGGTACGTTGCGGTTGTTATTATTCCATTGAACGTTCCACGAGACGACGCGGTAGGagtcaaaattatttgtggATATGTACAGGAGACGGCATATCCAGTCATGTAACAGTTTTTGGCCAATCGACAACAGCTTCGGCGACTTGTTTGAAACGTATAACTACTTTCGATCTGGTTGAAACTAGAGTGAACGCCATCGAGTTCGTAAAGGGAGTTTCTAACGATTATACCACGCTCGCCAGTGATCTCGTATGGATGGGTACGGAttctcgaaaaattattatttatgccgCGACGGAACccgaaaaagaagaagagatcGGCAGTTATCCCGTCTCAGGACCTATAATTGAGATCAAGTATCATTGCGACAATGTTTTCGTAGCTTTAGGCACGGGCctgttacttttatttaaacgaCAACCCGATGGTACATGGGCCCTCAAAGATCCCTTTGTTATATCACTCGGTAACGATCCAGTCTCGTGCCTAATGCCAATTAATACGTCAGTCTATGCCGCCTGTGGCAAGAAGGTTTGGGTGCTTAATGCCACTTCGGGAGATGTCACCAAGAGCTTTAGCGCGCAACACGAGCACGTCGGAAACGTGAGGCTTATGGCCCATTCCGGGGTCGGGCTTTGGGTCGCCCTTAAAAATTCGAGTACAGTTTGTCTCTATCACACGGAAACGTTCAAACACTTGCAGGACATCAATATAGCCTCCAACGTGTTAAGAGTGACGAAAATGAATAATCCTCTCAGCCCGTGCGGCGGCACTCTCGCCGCCATCAACAGTCAAACTACAGTTACGGTTACGGCGCTTCTGGCATGCAAAGGTCTTTTATGGGTCGGCACTAACGTAGGCATTAGTTTAACTATTCCATTACCGCGTTTGGAAGGAGTGCCAATTATCAGCGGACGCGTCAACATTTCATATCACGCCCACTTTGGTCCGATTACTTTCTTATTGGCGATACACAACACGAAAGGCACAACGTATTCTACCGCGAAGAATGTTCGCGTCAATGATGACGAAAGTGTACCGAGTTTAAAAACGAGAGATGTCGAGCAGAAATCGCGAGATAGAACGAGTTTAGATTCGTCTACGTGTAATAATATCGCGAAACTGAAACAACAGTTAACGGGAAGCCCGGTAATGCTGAGGAGAAAGCGGAGCAAAGAATACGAGTGTCGAGGCTCGAAGACACTTCCGAGAGGATTAGGAGCTGGTTGTGGATTTTTATCGAGCTCCATCTCCAGTTCGCAGAGTTCCGGTGAGAATTGTGACGTTTACGGGCTTTACGGTGAATTGATGTACGTAAAGGATTACGAAAATGAAAACAATTCGGGTATAGACCCTATTTACGAGACATTGAGAAGAAGCGATCCAGAATTGGCAGCGATACCAAATAAAGTGAGTACCTTGGATCGTagattgaaaatgaaaatcacCAGGCCTAGATCGTTGGATCTTTCCAACTGGTCGGTAGATTCTCACGCGAGCTCCTTGTACACATCTTCGgaagaaaatttatctctaAAAACTGGAAAATTATCGCGTAACAGTAGTATAGCTAGTCGTAACGGTCCTTACGACCTCTCTACTACTAACAATAATGCAATACAGTCCGCGCTGGAAACCACATCTGCGAACAATCACAAGAATGGTAAGAGAAATGGTAAAACGATGCAACAGATAGAACAACCTAAAAGAACGGTATTGACTCTAATGGGTGGACGCGGTTACATTAATTGGAGGCAACTACACGCGCAGTCCTACATtgacaaaaattcaaaatcgACCTACGCGTTCAAAGATCCCAACAGTAATGACGCACATATAGTCTTATGGGAGATGAAATTGTGATATTTGTACGCCTTAGACTTAGATCCATTATACATCGGTTATATCACAGAAGCGAAACTTTGACGCTGATCTATCTATGTGCATTGTAGTATCGGAAACGTAGGACTTGAAGAAAAAGGAACgctttattcattattcattattcattattcattattcattattcattattgtaAAACTATCAGGAGGCCCATGACACGATCAatttcaattagaattatgaCATCCGAtccatatatctatatatcttcGACTATGCGCCACgatttataatgtacaaattGTTAGGAATTATATCTCTTACAATTAAACCGAAAATCAAAAATTGTTGttgttaaaagaaataagtataattccagtattaaaatattataaacatttctcatatatacataattagtaGATTGTTTCatagagattatttaattacatatgtgtgttttttttttttttttaacaactttTCTAGAAAAggactttattaaataaacagcGCGTTGCAATTTACGACGAGTTAGTATGTACCAAGTGGCGGATACTTctgctaaataaaaaaatgaatgctTCCATTGCATatggattatattataattgataacatTTCGATACGATGTATCGTTTCTATAGATATGAATCGTTTGAAATTTATACCTACTCGGGGGGTATCAATTTGAATCTCGTTAGTGTTTAACGTTAACTTGtgataaatcttaataaaaatggataagAAAGGGcacataataaaacataaaaacagAGGATTACGCTTAAATATGAAACGTTTttcatattgttatatttgtcGTGCGAATATTTgctatagaaatataatattatgtttacatAGCAGTGTATAATCAATCTcgattgaaattgaaataaacgtTTCAAAACCGTTGCAAACTCGCACACGCCCAACTACAATTCGAATGATCGATTGGATCTGGATTATGCGTTATTcgtatgcaaaatattttctactatgtgatgtattttattacgtgTTATACTTTAACTAAAAGTATTGTATTATCTCACGTATCGATATGTTTACGTACATTGATTTCGGTGAAAAATTGGCCGACTTGAAAACTTATTTGaacaatatttgatttttaacatttttttcacgatatgcagtatttattttgtgtatgcAACGTGTGCGTGCCCGCACGTTAATCCTTTTTAAactgtatttctttttctatcgcTCTTGGCCAAGatttaaatgtaacatttcaacaattatatatttaccgtTTGAAACTATCATTGTCAATTATTGCCGATTACGCatcaattatcaatataattgataatcgtaccattttgatatttgataaatgtacgaggaaaaaaaaagttttataatgcGCGTAAATAAGACGTATGTACAATCTAACGCATCTACAATTCTATCACtgcaaaaattactttttcgtGAGATTTTACTATCGCATTAATCTGTATTccgctaaaaaaattaagaaaacctGGATATTTATTCACACCATATACCACGCTCAAACAAACAGCTACTTTGAAGAATCTcgttatttatagtttatagcAAACAATCTATTAATATTGACCAAATGGAAATTAACATCTTCTCAACAATctatcgattttaataattattaaattaaataataattataaaattaaaaagaaaaggttGTGCGCTTTATATCAAATCGTCAAATTATTGTTTTCtctacataataataaaaatattgtaacaataCCTTTTGcagacaataattataaaattataaaagtcgaaatgtttattaaaatttttcgataatttcctccacaataaatttataaatttctcaattgttcaatagattatataaaaacttgtttCTCAGCAAGTCTTGTTCTGgacgtaattaaataaatacattttatatacacgtttatatatgataaaacatTAATCACAATGGCTACTTTGCGTCTGTTTGCTTTtgtgatatttgaaaaatttatagttagttattaaatataaaaaaaatgtatccaactttttacaaaatgtcaCCCCATTTTGATAGGATTGAATGAAAAGTGCCAGAAAGCCTATGTAAATATGTTtcgcaaaatgataatatacCTAGTGTATGAAATCATtgaatagatttattattagtttgtaTACTAATTCTGTTGGAAAGGCGTGatctaattttgtatttatgcCTCCGGTACGCGCGGTAGTTGTATAATTCTAATGAaactttatgtatttattacttGTAGTGCGATGTTGCGTCATTGCGTTAtaaatagagaatttttttgttactttgCTATTCTTTGCAAGAAGAAAGCAgtggtataaaatatatatactttttgttCATTGTAACTTTATATGGTTATACATAAAAACTCTAATTCAAGCGAACAAGaatatctctctttatctATCCAACAGatgtaacatatacatatataatgtgtgtgtttgtatcGATCAcgcaatattatatgtatttagaaaaaaattggttatttaaaaaaaaaaaaaaatatatatatatataaattcggaAAATGTGCAAAAGGTGATTCGAGTGGGATGCAATCAGACAGTACTTTGGTATAAAATGCAAccgtatatattgtaatctctaatattatttgtacaattttttaatataatgcgtTTAATATCAACTGTCTTTCAATACCTCCTTCAAAATAGATCCTGTATTTCTGGCCGGAATAAAGTCTGGAAATGTTGGAAGAGCAACGttggataataataatgtagaagATTGTGCCGACGATGAAGGctgttgtttattatatccTGATCGCGACGAAGactgcaattatataatacgatacatggtgagaatatttttaaacgaagAATATCTTTcgtcataataaattatcgttaCTCACTGAATCCACGATCGGCAAAGGTGGTAGCTGAGGCTTCGGTTTAGATTCACTTTCTAAAAATCTTACGAAAGCTGTCGATAAAGATGCTCCCTGATACTGCAAAATATGCAAGGTATCGTGTTATAAAATCGCAATTGTCTAAAttgttcaattaataataaatgaaaggGTAACTTGTAATATGATGACGGATTTGACATTGAcggtttaataaatattagtaaatctatatatatatatatatatatatatatatatatatatatatatatatatatatatatatatatatatatatatatatatatatacctttaaAGGCACACTGCCACTTTTGTCGGAAGAGGGTAAGAGGCCCTGCGCCGACGCCGTACCAATGCTCAAACCAGTTTTATCCTTTTCCGAATCGTTGAAATTCAAAACATTGGCAAAGACCCTGAGTATCGAAGACTTGTCGGATGTAGGCGCGGATAAATAACCCAagagaagatttttaataagaatcctgtaaaaaaattatatattcaaggaGATACTCTTgctcatttattatttagaggcaaattttatatatatattgtatttactcACTTGTCGATTTTCTCCTCATCGTGTTCGATTACCTCTTTAACTCTTTGCTCGGCAAAATTTAGCGTCGTCGTCAATCGCGCAACTAGAAATGAATATAGCGTACATTGtcaacattaatatacatttttttttttttttaatctctatttagagtcattttttattttcaaatcacgACAATATGAATCGAATTTGAATTCGAgaggaaaatgaaaaaaataagatttgaatatatcattcacatttatacatatgtatttatataaaaactgcTTTTTTTCATTCACTCACTTTCTTCATCTTTATATGAAGtgcgattataatatttataaatgtatgtgtgtgtgtgtgtattgtgTATACGATGCTTAtttcaaacattatttatgcaaaaaatttctatgattTCTATGTACACCATGCGCGATCCATCGTTGATGAATTTGGTAGGTTGAAAAGACACGAGCGTAAGTATAACACAAGTACTGGTTGCCTCGATATCACACCAGTACCTGATGCAATACTCTCGCCTGCGCCTTAATTGCTCATGCTGCATTCTTCGTTTATCATGCCGTTCTACGAAACTAAAGTCGCGCGCATGCCACTAGAATTAAATAAGCGTTTTAGTAATGATTTGTACTTCAATTACGTAATAGCAGAGTACGTTCAAACTCTAACAGAGTATTTCCAAGACAATACGTACGCACATAAACAACACACagtgttttatatatagccccctcccccccctctctctctctctctctctctctctctctctctgtatatataaaaaaatttcaaaatttacagattatatatacaaagtgtccggtaataatcgcccccccctcctctctagggctgatagagcaggtcaaactgaataacataaaagtcctctatcatcttgcgatttgcgcaataattattaaaatattaagagaggtggggcggtaattaccggacaccctgtatattgtaggtaaaaagtaaaaatatttattcaagaaaCGTAAGACATGCCATAAACTGAGCTATCGtagaaaaaatgaagaaaaaatgaccgactattttaattgatatatggaaaaataatttttgattgatCGAAAAAAGTTTGTAATTTTGACGAATCGTGGTAACGAGTGGGAAACCCCACGAGGTAATATGAGCTTTTTGTATTTACACGCTCACAGTTACCGCATGAGATTACCCACGTCATCGCTACCAAATTAAGACTTGTACACGTCCGTTATtagacatatgtatataaaatttatttatttatttatttatttatatttatttatttatttatttatttatttctatctagtatatacacattttgaTACATATTCTAATGTGTTGGAACGtttcgtttatatatacacatctcTCATCAGTTGCTTATTGTCAATTCTTCTATTTCCAGTCTCGGTTATCATTTAGAAAAACTTTGacatttttcattgaaaaaaaaaacaccagTTGAACGCAAAGGAATCAGAAATGGAAGCAATGGCAATTGTTTTTTTGATACACGATATACAATCCTTACAATTAACACGTAATTACGATCATTTTGCGCAGTTCTGGTGTatcaatttaatgtttaagaGTGCATGATATTAATACAGCTAGTTATGAGAGAGCTAGAGGCAGCTTTCAAAGCGATTGAATATTTTCATGTCTTGACACATATCACTGCTATCTTACGTGCATGCATTTTACTATGTATAATGGTAAAAAATATGACTATATTATTGCAGAGAGAACCGTTACATGGTCTCTCGTCTTACACAATCTCGAGAATTTCAATCAATCAAAAAGATACCTACCAACCGATATGTGCAAGAGAAATTTGTTaatacgatatacatatatatatatatatatatatatatatatatatatatatatgtgtgtgtgtgtgtgtgtgtgtgtgtgtatgtgtatgtatagaTAATCATTCGCACACAATTGGAAATtgataattagtaataataagaCATAATGATGACTGATTGAATCAAATCAGAAAACCACAAGCGATGAAGATAATTCGCCTCGATCAttcttatattacatataatataataaatatatatatatatatatatatatatatatatatatatatatatatatatatagagagagagagagagagagagagagaaaaaaaaaaagtacagcattaatgattattttcagGTTTCTGACTTTTTTCAAGTTAGAATCACCAAggtagggaaaaaaaaaaaaaaaaaaaaaaatcgcagaATGTAGTAAAGTGCAGAACCAGCACCAGTGGCAATTGCATGAATCGACCAATATGTGATTTGTGAGTATGCAAAGGCGATGATCCAGTTCGTAGCTAGATACCAGCAAGAATCCTGGGTTACTGTCACAATCCCAGAATTACCAGCTGATATTTGACTACATCACCGGATTATATACGTGTTTGCTTTCGCAGATTAGTCACAGAACGCGCATACATTGATAACTTTGCActtctttttttagaatttgtaTTTCGACAATGCACGCACAtggtttattaatttttaatcgcatatgtgtgtgtatatgtatgtgcgcgcaaaattatgtaatatcttaaatatcttttcaattttacacATTCTTACATATGTTGTGTATGTGCCTGTATATATGCTTAGCTTTATGTTATTTACAAAGAAgccatataaaatatattttaatccatTATACATGGTTGATATATTTGATTCAGAAATCTGTGCGGGGCAAAATTTTAGTAATAGGTTTTGAAAACAGTAGCGCGTAGTCTAAACCTCATTAATCGAGTTATTGTGGCAGCAATTGCGAAaactttattacattattattaaaaaaaacgcggaaaatatatagaaagaatttttctctacctataatttcttaattttgcgtgataaaatttattacgtatacatatttataatattacgattCGTAATATTCCTACATGCGATATATGTTttggtttaataattttttttttgtaattatagttaataaaaGACATGTAGGTATGTATATaccctatatataaattttattgcatttgttaaattaatttttcatcaagATGATATTGACACTACAATCagatactataatatttatcagcgattttatatttcgatgTGCTTTCGTCATCTCTTGCGTTTTATCAACCAACCgcaatagattaaaataaaaacacaaatatgtaaataaaataaaaatattatcggccttttttatatcgtaatgaaagaagaaagttttttttttttttttttttttttttttctcttgtaatgcaaataaaaggttgtgatttaatttaaaaacattaatcatGCCATAAACCAGAAAACAGGCAAGATGCAGacgatattaaatgtaatttttgaaaaatggtTACCTTCTTCGTTAAGTCGCT includes the following:
- the LOC140668095 gene encoding rho guanine nucleotide exchange factor 10 isoform X3, whose protein sequence is METVSGNARHLSLETNRSNTSTQSTRSEDSWCSASDHDISSDDESEKSNISIKSNCQLRNTLHKARTLCDKWRFQNLPANSADLLESPGNHGRLSRWFSIRRGSTHHYDVDSSDTVSLTSPVKTSQMPLLCEVDEDTSAMIQFQCMQQRRQAPPTLPPPPANLSPQQLKRRHIVAAIVHSENSYVSTLQRLVNDYKKPLEESSPPILSQSKIATLFHRLPEILQCHTLFRIALAECVRSWDKDEKLGDVFVASFSKAIVLDIYSGFINNFSVAMDLAKQESKRKTALADFFKVKQISAHDRLSFFGLMVKPVQRFPQFILFLQDLLKHTPQGHHDRMSLQLALTQLESLAEMLNERKREAEQFQAFKEMLRHVSGKLSHRPLSSTSRYLIREDNVTQLEFNQNGMITKSKRRRLLLLNDLVVCVSVTPRSTEDFSGNERLTLKWTYPVSDIEIQDTSTSPTLSRLLTAGLNKGGSLKSDKSGGECGQATDADSLCVEMNDLMHDYEIMSRISDLVVQLKGRYEGMTLQTTKQILQSIQMSIQQKDEDMVWADSCCLQLVTKQGQMYTFQTENPLVKKDWITELRLAQLALDPNNSPSWEVPEQEQRPSTKMPLFVSSQAVYRSQHQTEVRCGCYYSIERSTRRRGRSQNYLWICTGDGISSHVTVFGQSTTASATCLKRITTFDLVETRVNAIEFVKGVSNDYTTLASDLVWMGTDSRKIIIYAATEPEKEEEIGSYPVSGPIIEIKYHCDNVFVALGTGLLLLFKRQPDGTWALKDPFVISLGNDPVSCLMPINTSVYAACGKKVWVLNATSGDVTKSFSAQHEHVGNVRLMAHSGVGLWVALKNSSTVCLYHTETFKHLQDINIASNVLRVTKMNNPLSPCGGTLAAINSQTTVTVTALLACKGLLWVGTNVGISLTIPLPRLEGVPIISGRVNISYHAHFGPITFLLAIHNTKGTTYSTAKNVRVNDDESVPSLKTRDVEQKSRDRTSLDSSTCNNIAKLKQQLTGSPVMLRRKRSKEYECRGSKTLPRGLGAGCGFLSSSISSSQSSGENCDVYGLYGELMYVKDYENENNSGIDPIYETLRRSDPELAAIPNKVSTLDRRLKMKITRPRSLDLSNWSVDSHASSLYTSSEENLSLKTGKLSRNSSIASRNGPYDLSTTNNNAIQSALETTSANNHKNGKRNGKTMQQIEQPKRTVLTLMGGRGYINWRQLHAQSYIDKNSKSTYAFKDPNSNDAHIVLWEMKL